In Limnobaculum parvum, one DNA window encodes the following:
- the garD gene encoding galactarate dehydratase — MNKDNNLAAPLYIKVDEQDNVAIVVNDNGLPAGTRFSCGLELTEYVPQGHKVALQTITEDAAIVRYGEIIGYAVRDIPQGSWIEESLVTLPQAPALETLPLSTKVPEPLPPLEGYTFEGYRNADGSVGTKNLLAITTSVQCVAGVVDYVVKLIERDLLPKYPNVDGVVGLNHLYGCGVAINAPAAVIPIRTIHNLALNPNFGGEVMVIGLGCEKLQPERLLEGTPDVQKIILTDSPIIRLQDEQHVGFEAMIKEIMSVAEKHLQRLNKRQRETCPASELVVGMQCGGSDAFSGVTANPAVGYASDLLVRCGATVMFSEVTEVRDAIHLLTPRTVTPEVGKDLLREMAWYDNYLNSGETDRSANPSPGNKKGGLANVVEKALGSIAKSGKSAIVEVLSPGQRPTKRGLIYAATPASDFVCGTQQLASGITLQVFTSGRGTPYGLAAIPVIKMSTRSALAKRWFDLVDIDAGTIATGEATIEQVGWELFHLLLDVASGRKKPWSDHWGLHNALAVFNPAPVT; from the coding sequence ATGAATAAAGACAACAATCTTGCTGCTCCGCTTTATATTAAAGTCGACGAGCAAGACAATGTGGCGATTGTAGTGAATGACAACGGGCTACCGGCTGGTACCCGATTTAGCTGTGGCCTAGAATTAACTGAATATGTTCCTCAAGGGCATAAAGTTGCTCTGCAAACCATCACTGAAGATGCCGCCATTGTGCGCTATGGGGAAATTATCGGTTATGCGGTGCGAGATATTCCTCAGGGCAGTTGGATTGAAGAATCGCTGGTGACACTTCCCCAAGCTCCTGCATTAGAAACATTGCCACTCTCCACTAAAGTTCCTGAACCGCTTCCACCATTAGAAGGCTATACCTTTGAAGGCTATCGTAATGCCGATGGCAGCGTCGGCACCAAAAACCTGCTAGCGATTACCACCAGCGTTCAGTGTGTTGCTGGTGTTGTAGATTATGTAGTGAAGCTAATTGAACGGGATCTGCTGCCCAAATACCCTAACGTTGACGGTGTTGTTGGTCTAAACCACCTTTACGGCTGCGGGGTGGCAATTAATGCACCGGCAGCCGTGATACCTATCCGTACCATTCATAATCTGGCGCTTAACCCGAACTTTGGCGGCGAAGTGATGGTTATTGGTCTGGGTTGTGAAAAGCTCCAGCCTGAAAGGTTATTGGAAGGCACTCCTGATGTACAAAAAATCATCCTCACCGATAGCCCCATTATTCGCCTACAGGATGAGCAACACGTTGGTTTCGAGGCCATGATCAAAGAGATTATGTCCGTCGCTGAAAAACATCTGCAACGTTTGAATAAGCGTCAGAGAGAAACTTGCCCAGCTTCTGAGCTGGTGGTGGGTATGCAGTGCGGCGGCAGCGATGCTTTCTCCGGAGTGACCGCTAACCCGGCGGTAGGATACGCTTCTGATTTGCTGGTGCGCTGTGGTGCCACTGTGATGTTTTCTGAAGTTACGGAAGTTCGTGATGCCATCCATTTGCTTACGCCTCGCACCGTAACGCCAGAAGTGGGTAAAGACTTACTGCGTGAAATGGCCTGGTACGATAACTATCTAAACAGCGGTGAAACCGATCGCAGCGCTAACCCGTCACCGGGCAATAAGAAAGGCGGTTTAGCTAACGTGGTTGAGAAAGCGTTAGGTTCCATCGCTAAATCAGGCAAAAGCGCCATTGTTGAAGTACTCTCTCCCGGTCAGCGCCCAACTAAGCGCGGACTTATTTATGCAGCGACGCCAGCCAGCGACTTTGTGTGTGGAACCCAGCAGTTAGCTTCCGGTATCACATTACAGGTATTCACTTCCGGCCGCGGAACGCCTTACGGTCTGGCAGCAATTCCCGTCATTAAAATGTCTACCCGCAGCGCTCTGGCTAAACGCTGGTTCGATTTAGTGGATATCGATGCAGGGACTATCGCTACCGGTGAAGCAACTATTGAGCAAGTCGGTTGGGAACTGTTCCACCTGCTGTTGGATGTTGCTAGCGGACGTAAGAAGCCTTGGTCAGATCATTGGGGATTACATAATGCGCTGGCGGTGTTTAATCCAGCACCGGTGACCTGA
- a CDS encoding CdaR family transcriptional regulator, which yields MSFYHLDAKLAQDIVDRTMQIIDSNINVMDAKGTIIGSGDINRIGELHEGALLALSQGRVVEINEAVAASLHGVRPGINLPLRVEGDIVGVIGLTGEPGVLRQHGQLVGMAAEMMLEQARLMNMLAQDSRMREALVLNLIRSDELPTSLMEWAQRLGIDLSQPRVVTLIELDSGHLGVDVSMKELQQLQSLLTVPDRDNLIAIVSLNEMVVLQPALNSHGRWDAEEHRKRVDSLLLRISESSRLNVRVASGNYFSGPGCVARSYSTAKATMSVGKQRMPEQHSYYYQDLMLPVLLDSLRGGWQVNELNRPLAKLKAMDNNGLLRRTLLAWFKHNMHPGATVKSLYIHRNTLDYRLNRISEITGLNLKKFDDHMQLYIALQLDDE from the coding sequence ATGTCTTTTTATCACCTTGATGCCAAACTCGCTCAGGATATCGTCGATAGAACGATGCAGATTATCGACAGCAACATTAACGTGATGGATGCCAAAGGAACCATTATTGGCAGTGGAGACATTAACCGCATTGGTGAATTGCATGAAGGTGCACTACTGGCCCTCTCTCAAGGGCGAGTGGTAGAAATTAATGAAGCGGTAGCTGCCAGTCTTCATGGGGTTCGCCCCGGTATTAATCTACCGCTGAGGGTTGAAGGTGATATTGTCGGGGTTATTGGTTTGACGGGGGAGCCGGGCGTCCTGCGTCAGCATGGTCAACTGGTTGGCATGGCTGCGGAGATGATGCTGGAGCAGGCAAGGTTGATGAATATGCTGGCGCAGGATAGTCGGATGCGTGAAGCACTGGTATTAAACTTGATCCGCAGCGATGAATTACCCACGTCACTGATGGAGTGGGCACAGCGCTTAGGTATTGACCTCTCCCAGCCGCGGGTCGTGACGTTGATTGAATTGGACAGTGGTCATTTGGGCGTGGATGTCTCGATGAAAGAGCTGCAACAGTTGCAAAGTCTGTTAACGGTTCCCGATCGGGATAACCTGATTGCCATCGTTTCTTTGAATGAAATGGTGGTACTGCAACCGGCCTTAAATAGCCACGGACGTTGGGATGCGGAAGAACATCGTAAGCGGGTCGATAGCCTTTTGCTGCGTATTTCTGAAAGCAGCCGTCTAAATGTCAGGGTTGCTTCAGGCAACTATTTCTCCGGCCCGGGCTGTGTTGCCCGTTCTTACAGTACGGCTAAAGCGACCATGTCGGTAGGTAAGCAGCGAATGCCTGAACAGCATAGCTACTACTATCAGGATCTGATGCTGCCAGTATTATTGGATAGCCTGCGCGGTGGTTGGCAGGTAAATGAACTGAATCGCCCTCTGGCTAAGCTAAAAGCCATGGATAATAACGGTCTGTTGCGTCGTACATTGCTGGCATGGTTTAAACATAATATGCATCCGGGTGCGACGGTCAAATCGCTCTATATTCATCGTAATACTCTGGATTATCGCTTGAATCGCATCTCGGAAATTACCGGATTAAACCTGAAGAAGTTTGATGATCATATGCAGTTGTATATTGCGTTGCAGTTAGATGATGAATGA